Proteins from one Amycolatopsis benzoatilytica AK 16/65 genomic window:
- a CDS encoding STAS domain-containing protein translates to MRSSRGGAGLTVFTSKRDDVVLVTAAGEIDVASVAEFRAALSHACGVGEKLVVDLSRVGYLSCAGLRAIEETRRARPALSIVATGPLVLRAFAVSGIEVPVRRGLREASAAAGK, encoded by the coding sequence ATGCGTTCTTCTCGCGGCGGTGCCGGCCTCACCGTCTTCACCAGCAAGCGGGACGACGTCGTGCTGGTGACCGCCGCGGGGGAGATCGACGTCGCGTCGGTAGCGGAGTTCCGGGCCGCGCTGAGCCACGCATGCGGGGTCGGCGAGAAGCTGGTGGTGGACCTGTCGCGGGTCGGCTATCTCAGCTGTGCCGGGCTGCGTGCGATCGAGGAGACGCGCCGCGCGCGGCCGGCGCTGTCGATCGTGGCGACCGGACCGCTGGTGCTGCGGGCGTTCGCGGTGTCCGGCATCGAAGTGCCGGTGCGGCGGGGGCTGCGCGAGGCGAGCGCTGCCGCCGGGAAGTGA
- a CDS encoding pyruvate dehydrogenase — protein MATVADQLIDVLVQSGVRRIYGVVGDSLNPVVDAVRRTGGSARGGIDWVHVRNEEAGAFAAAAEAQLTGRLAVCAGSCGPGNLHLLQGIYDAHRSGAPVLAIASHIPSTQIGTGFFQETHPQQLFAECSHYCELVSSPEQMPRLARIAVQNAVGRRGAAVLVLPGDVSHETAAHPTGESASLGSAPAVVPAEADIARLADRINRAEKVMIMAGAGCRDAHDEVLALAAATGAPVGHSLRGKEFIQYDNPYDVGMSGLLGYGACYDAMHAADLVLLLGTDFPYDTFLPQRNTVQVDIDPARMGRRSVLEFGVQGDVGATVRAVLPMLRSRDDHSFLHSMLHKHERGLQRVVDAYTREVAKHVPLHPEFVADVLDEEAAGDAVFTVDTGMCNVWAARYISPNGRRRILGSFVHGSMANALPHAIGAQAAAPGRQVVAMCGDGGLAMLMGELLTLKTHALPVKAVVFNNSSLGMVKLEMLVDGLPEFGTDHDQVDFAGIARAAGLHARRVEKPGEVRDGIREILAHDGPAVLDVVTDPNALSIPPNITAAQVRGFALAASKTVLSGGVGKMLELAKSNLRNLPLP, from the coding sequence ATGGCAACCGTGGCCGACCAGTTGATCGACGTTCTCGTGCAGTCCGGCGTACGCCGGATCTACGGGGTGGTGGGCGACAGCCTCAACCCCGTCGTGGACGCGGTGCGGCGCACCGGCGGGTCCGCGCGGGGCGGGATCGACTGGGTGCACGTGCGCAACGAGGAGGCGGGCGCGTTCGCCGCTGCCGCCGAGGCGCAGCTGACCGGGCGGCTCGCGGTGTGCGCGGGCAGCTGCGGGCCGGGCAACCTGCACCTGCTGCAGGGGATCTACGACGCGCACCGTTCCGGCGCCCCGGTGCTCGCGATCGCCTCGCACATCCCGTCGACGCAGATCGGCACCGGCTTCTTCCAGGAGACGCATCCGCAGCAGCTGTTCGCGGAATGCTCGCACTACTGCGAGCTGGTCAGCTCTCCCGAGCAGATGCCGAGGCTCGCGCGGATCGCGGTGCAGAACGCGGTCGGCCGGCGCGGGGCAGCGGTCCTGGTGCTGCCCGGCGACGTGTCGCACGAAACCGCCGCGCACCCGACCGGCGAGTCCGCGTCGCTGGGCAGCGCGCCCGCCGTGGTGCCCGCCGAGGCCGATATCGCCCGGCTCGCCGACCGGATCAACCGGGCGGAGAAGGTGATGATCATGGCGGGGGCGGGCTGCCGCGACGCGCACGACGAGGTGCTCGCGCTCGCCGCCGCGACCGGAGCGCCGGTCGGGCATTCGTTGCGGGGCAAGGAATTCATCCAGTACGACAACCCCTACGACGTCGGGATGAGCGGCCTGCTCGGCTACGGCGCCTGCTACGACGCGATGCACGCTGCCGACCTCGTGCTGCTGCTCGGCACCGACTTCCCGTACGACACGTTCCTGCCGCAGCGCAATACCGTGCAGGTGGACATCGACCCGGCGCGGATGGGCCGCCGGTCAGTGCTGGAATTCGGTGTGCAGGGCGACGTCGGGGCCACGGTGCGGGCGGTGCTGCCGATGCTGCGCTCGCGGGATGACCACTCGTTCCTGCATTCCATGCTGCACAAGCACGAGCGCGGACTGCAGCGCGTGGTCGACGCGTACACCCGCGAGGTGGCCAAGCACGTCCCGTTGCATCCGGAGTTCGTCGCGGATGTGCTGGACGAGGAGGCCGCCGGCGACGCGGTGTTCACTGTGGACACCGGCATGTGCAACGTGTGGGCGGCGCGGTACATCTCGCCGAACGGACGGCGGCGGATCCTCGGGTCGTTCGTGCACGGGAGCATGGCGAACGCGTTGCCGCACGCGATCGGCGCGCAGGCCGCCGCGCCGGGGCGGCAGGTCGTCGCGATGTGCGGGGACGGCGGGCTGGCGATGCTGATGGGGGAGTTGCTGACGTTGAAGACGCACGCGCTGCCGGTGAAGGCGGTGGTGTTCAACAACTCGTCGCTCGGGATGGTGAAGCTGGAGATGCTCGTGGACGGGTTGCCGGAGTTCGGCACCGATCACGATCAGGTGGACTTCGCGGGGATCGCCCGGGCGGCGGGGCTGCACGCGCGGCGGGTGGAGAAGCCGGGGGAGGTGCGGGACGGGATCCGGGAGATTCTGGCGCACGACGGCCCGGCGGTGCTCGATGTGGTCACGGACCCGAACGCGTTGTCGATCCCGCCGAATATCACCGCGGCGCAGGTCCGGGGGTTTGCGCTGGCGGCCAGCAAGACGGTGTTGAGCGGCGGGGTGGGGAAGATGCTGGAGCTGGCGAAGTCCAATCTGCGGAACCTTCCCCTGCCTTGA
- a CDS encoding SRPBCC family protein: MPGEFEVRKEISLPADPSAVWDAVASGPGIDSWFMGRHEVDAVAKRVRFRLGELSTEARITAWDPPHRFAYRGPAAEDGTFDAMEFLVEAAEGGTSVLRFMHRGFAADGWEDEYHESFGAGWEMYLHTLGELLRHFRGRYAAYVTADGPASSARPDAWPKLLAALRLPEPATGQEVRFAFGGNEIAGVLDYSTRHYAGIRTSDALYRFHERSLLGMPIAVGHHLFRAVDEPAETAGWRDWLADALS, translated from the coding sequence ATGCCCGGTGAATTCGAGGTGCGCAAGGAGATCTCGCTGCCCGCCGATCCCTCGGCGGTCTGGGACGCGGTGGCCTCCGGGCCCGGCATCGATTCCTGGTTCATGGGCAGGCACGAAGTGGACGCCGTGGCCAAGCGGGTCCGGTTCCGGCTCGGCGAGCTGAGCACCGAAGCCCGGATCACCGCCTGGGACCCGCCGCACCGGTTCGCCTACCGCGGCCCGGCGGCCGAGGACGGCACATTCGACGCGATGGAGTTCCTGGTCGAAGCGGCCGAGGGCGGCACATCCGTGCTGCGCTTCATGCATCGCGGGTTCGCCGCGGACGGCTGGGAAGACGAGTACCACGAGTCGTTCGGCGCCGGCTGGGAAATGTACCTGCACACGCTCGGGGAGCTGTTGCGACACTTCCGCGGCCGCTACGCCGCCTACGTGACCGCCGACGGCCCAGCGTCCTCAGCCCGCCCGGACGCCTGGCCGAAGCTGCTCGCGGCGCTGCGCCTGCCCGAGCCGGCAACCGGCCAAGAGGTCCGGTTCGCCTTCGGCGGCAACGAAATCGCCGGTGTCCTCGACTACTCGACCCGGCATTACGCCGGGATCCGCACCTCGGACGCGCTGTACCGGTTCCACGAGCGATCACTGCTCGGGATGCCGATCGCGGTCGGGCATCACCTGTTTCGCGCCGTGGACGAACCGGCCGAGACAGCCGGCTGGCGCGACTGGCTCGCCGACGCGCTCAGCTGA
- a CDS encoding DJ-1/PfpI family protein, producing the protein MTQKTFAFVVYPGLTILDLVGPLQVLSAFAEAEPSVRVAVVGAEPATVGTDTPLRIAPSHTFAEIPDPSWVVVPGGGAPTLRALGDPALVGYLRRAAASAELMTSVCTGSLLLGQAGLLDGREATTHWTFLEALRAFGAKPVRERWVDTGEVITAAGVSAGIDLALHLVERLAGPDVARLVQFGVEYDPQPPLGALDWSLAPGEWMRPRTERLVREGLAGQPELQEKLLALL; encoded by the coding sequence ATGACCCAGAAGACGTTCGCCTTCGTGGTGTACCCAGGATTGACGATTTTGGACCTGGTCGGGCCGCTTCAGGTGCTCTCCGCCTTCGCCGAGGCCGAGCCGTCGGTGCGGGTGGCGGTGGTGGGCGCGGAACCCGCGACGGTCGGGACCGACACGCCGCTGCGGATCGCGCCGAGCCACACCTTCGCGGAAATTCCGGATCCGTCGTGGGTCGTGGTCCCCGGCGGCGGGGCGCCGACCTTGCGGGCGCTCGGCGACCCGGCGCTCGTCGGCTACCTCCGGCGGGCGGCGGCCAGCGCTGAGCTGATGACGTCCGTGTGCACGGGTTCGCTCCTGCTCGGCCAGGCCGGGCTGCTCGATGGGCGCGAGGCCACCACCCACTGGACGTTCCTGGAGGCACTGCGCGCGTTCGGCGCGAAGCCGGTCCGGGAGCGGTGGGTCGACACTGGCGAGGTGATCACCGCGGCCGGTGTCTCGGCGGGGATCGACCTGGCATTGCACCTGGTGGAGCGCTTGGCCGGGCCGGACGTGGCGCGGTTGGTCCAGTTCGGCGTCGAATACGACCCGCAGCCGCCGCTGGGCGCGCTCGACTGGTCGCTCGCTCCCGGCGAGTGGATGCGGCCGAGGACCGAGCGGCTGGTCCGGGAAGGGCTCGCCGGCCAGCCGGAACTCCAGGAGAAACTGCTCGCGCTGCTGTGA
- a CDS encoding ABC transporter ATP-binding protein, producing MSGGMPAEKALDFKGSLSRLLRLLRPQRVMLIAVLVLGAASVALTVIGPKVLAKATDVMFAGVISRDLPAGATKEQVIEGLRARGNNTLADTYSAIDLNPGHGIDFAALGQVLMIVLALYVIASFFGAVQARLTTSLVQGAVFRLRQDVEAKFARLPLRYFDRQPRGEVLSRVTNDIDNLAQSLQQTLSQIITSLFTVIGVLVMMLLISPTLAVVVIVTVPASVFVAAKIGKRAQPQFITQWGTTGKLNAHVEEMYSGHSLVRVFGRRADSEAIFREHNEALYQASFKASFISGTIQPAMMFIGNLSYVLVAVVGALRVASGSLTLGDVQAFIQYSRQFSQPVTQIASMANLLQSGVASAERVFALLDAAEQEPEPERPQRPAVVRGQVEFEHVSFRYLEDTPLIEDLSLSVEPGHTVAIVGPTGAGKTTLVNLLMRFYEIDGGRITLDGVDIKAMNREELRAKTGMVLQDAWLFGGTIAENIAYGADNVTREQVIEAARATYVDRFVRTLPDGYDTVLDDEGGTVSTGEKQLITVARAFLAKPAILILDEATSSVDTRTEVLIQNAMNSLRSGRTSFVIAHRLSTIRDADVILVMENGNIVEQGNHETLINAGGAYSRLYAAQFAEAMAETE from the coding sequence ATGTCCGGCGGGATGCCCGCGGAGAAGGCGCTCGACTTCAAGGGCTCGCTGTCGCGGCTGCTCCGGCTGCTGCGCCCGCAGCGGGTGATGCTGATCGCCGTGCTGGTGCTTGGCGCGGCCAGCGTCGCGCTGACCGTGATCGGCCCGAAGGTGCTGGCAAAGGCTACCGACGTGATGTTCGCCGGCGTGATCAGCCGCGACCTGCCCGCGGGGGCGACCAAGGAGCAGGTGATCGAGGGCCTGCGGGCACGCGGCAACAACACCCTGGCCGACACGTACAGCGCCATCGACCTCAACCCCGGGCACGGCATCGACTTCGCCGCGCTCGGCCAGGTGCTGATGATCGTGCTGGCGCTGTATGTGATCGCGTCGTTCTTCGGCGCGGTCCAAGCCCGGCTCACCACTTCCCTGGTGCAGGGCGCGGTGTTCCGGCTGCGCCAAGACGTCGAGGCGAAGTTCGCGCGGCTGCCGCTGCGCTACTTCGACCGCCAGCCGCGCGGCGAGGTGCTGAGCCGGGTCACCAACGACATCGACAACCTGGCGCAGTCGCTGCAGCAGACGCTGTCGCAGATCATCACGTCGCTGTTCACCGTCATCGGCGTGCTGGTGATGATGCTGCTGATCTCGCCGACGCTGGCGGTGGTCGTGATCGTGACGGTGCCGGCGTCGGTGTTCGTCGCGGCGAAGATCGGCAAGCGGGCGCAGCCGCAGTTCATCACCCAGTGGGGCACCACCGGCAAGCTCAACGCGCATGTCGAGGAGATGTACTCGGGCCACTCGCTGGTGCGCGTGTTCGGGCGGCGGGCCGATTCGGAAGCGATTTTCCGCGAGCACAACGAAGCGCTGTACCAGGCGAGTTTCAAAGCGTCGTTCATCTCCGGCACCATCCAGCCGGCGATGATGTTCATCGGCAACCTGAGCTACGTCCTGGTCGCCGTGGTCGGCGCGCTGCGGGTCGCCTCGGGTTCGCTGACCCTCGGCGACGTGCAGGCGTTCATCCAGTACTCGCGGCAGTTCAGCCAGCCGGTCACGCAGATCGCCAGCATGGCGAACCTGCTGCAGTCCGGGGTGGCCTCGGCGGAGCGGGTGTTCGCGCTGCTGGACGCCGCCGAGCAGGAGCCGGAACCGGAGCGGCCGCAGCGGCCCGCGGTCGTCCGCGGCCAGGTCGAGTTCGAGCACGTGTCGTTCCGCTACCTGGAGGACACGCCGCTGATCGAGGACCTGTCGCTGTCGGTCGAGCCCGGGCACACGGTCGCGATCGTCGGCCCGACCGGTGCGGGCAAGACCACGCTGGTCAATCTGCTGATGCGGTTCTACGAAATCGACGGCGGCCGGATCACTCTGGACGGCGTCGACATCAAGGCGATGAACCGGGAAGAACTGCGCGCGAAGACCGGCATGGTCCTGCAGGACGCCTGGCTGTTCGGCGGCACCATCGCGGAGAACATCGCCTACGGCGCGGACAACGTGACTCGCGAACAGGTCATCGAGGCCGCGAGGGCGACCTACGTGGACCGCTTCGTGCGCACCCTGCCAGACGGCTACGACACGGTCCTGGACGACGAGGGCGGCACGGTCAGCACCGGCGAGAAGCAGCTGATCACCGTCGCCCGTGCCTTCCTGGCCAAGCCCGCGATCCTGATCCTGGACGAGGCCACCAGTTCGGTCGACACCCGCACCGAGGTACTGATCCAGAACGCGATGAACTCGCTGCGCTCCGGCCGCACGAGCTTCGTGATCGCGCACCGCCTGTCCACGATCCGCGACGCGGACGTCATCCTGGTGATGGAGAACGGCAACATCGTCGAACAGGGCAACCACGAAACCCTGATCAACGCGGGCGGCGCCTACTCGCGGCTCTACGCCGCCCAGTTCGCCGAGGCGATGGCGGAGACGGAGTAG
- a CDS encoding peptidylprolyl isomerase, producing MATNQQRREAAKRKLERQLVRRAEKAKRRKIVGAGVVGGVVLIVAGLVVWIVNSNGSSDTPAAAESPSSSAAPAPSATNIPTQRTALPKRTKALPNPTTCSYAADTKPSSKKPTVPDGKNVPSTGTVTITMKSTQGDIPLTLDRSLAPCTVNAFESLAKQGFYTDTICHRLGVSGLQMLQCGDPDAKGDVTTDGRGGPGFTVPDEFIDGMKYGRGILAMANTGQPNSGGSQFFMVYGDAELNPQYTIFGSISDEGLKVLDKIAKTGIGAVGQDGMTGEPKEPVKFTAVTVS from the coding sequence GTGGCGACCAACCAGCAGCGCCGAGAAGCCGCTAAGCGCAAACTCGAGCGGCAGCTCGTGCGCCGGGCGGAAAAGGCGAAGCGACGCAAGATCGTGGGCGCTGGAGTGGTCGGCGGTGTCGTCCTCATCGTCGCCGGGCTCGTGGTGTGGATCGTGAACAGCAACGGCAGCAGCGACACGCCCGCCGCCGCCGAGTCGCCGTCCAGCAGCGCGGCACCGGCGCCGAGCGCCACGAACATCCCCACGCAGCGCACCGCGCTTCCCAAGCGCACCAAGGCCCTGCCGAACCCGACGACCTGCTCCTACGCGGCGGACACCAAGCCGTCGTCGAAGAAGCCGACGGTCCCGGACGGCAAGAACGTGCCTTCGACCGGCACCGTGACGATCACGATGAAGTCGACGCAGGGCGACATCCCGCTGACGCTGGACCGCTCGCTCGCGCCGTGCACCGTGAACGCGTTCGAAAGCCTGGCCAAGCAGGGCTTCTACACCGACACGATCTGCCACCGCCTCGGCGTTTCCGGCCTGCAGATGCTGCAGTGCGGCGACCCGGACGCGAAGGGCGACGTGACCACGGACGGCCGTGGCGGCCCCGGGTTCACCGTGCCGGACGAGTTCATCGACGGCATGAAGTACGGCCGCGGCATCCTCGCGATGGCCAACACCGGCCAGCCGAACAGCGGCGGCAGCCAGTTCTTCATGGTCTACGGCGACGCCGAGCTGAACCCGCAGTACACGATCTTCGGCAGCATCTCTGACGAGGGCCTCAAGGTGCTCGACAAGATCGCGAAGACCGGCATCGGCGCGGTCGGCCAGGACGGCATGACCGGCGAGCCCAAGGAACCGGTCAAGTTCACCGCGGTGACCGTCTCCTGA
- a CDS encoding MBL fold metallo-hydrolase, which yields MLVAGFAAGPLQSNCYLLAPAAGGPCVVVDPGEGAAAPLAEALSEHRLTPVALLATHGHPDHVGAAAELARSHGAPLWLHPRDAEWYDGPFEPLGGADVLDAAGLAVRVLPLPGHTPGSVAFAVESGEGGRLVFTGDTLFAGSVGRTGGSGADLERSLRTLLTLADDTVVLPGHGPATTIGRERAANPFLPGAAE from the coding sequence GTGCTCGTCGCCGGGTTCGCTGCCGGTCCATTGCAGTCCAACTGCTACCTGCTGGCGCCCGCCGCCGGAGGGCCGTGCGTCGTCGTCGACCCCGGCGAGGGCGCCGCCGCCCCGCTGGCCGAGGCTTTGTCCGAGCACCGGCTGACCCCGGTCGCGCTGCTGGCCACCCACGGCCACCCGGACCACGTCGGGGCCGCCGCCGAGCTGGCACGCAGCCACGGCGCCCCGCTTTGGCTGCACCCGCGCGACGCGGAGTGGTATGACGGCCCGTTCGAACCGCTCGGCGGTGCGGACGTGCTCGACGCGGCCGGGCTGGCCGTCCGGGTGCTCCCGCTGCCGGGGCACACGCCGGGATCGGTGGCGTTCGCCGTCGAGTCCGGCGAGGGTGGCAGGCTGGTGTTCACGGGGGACACGCTGTTCGCCGGGTCGGTCGGGCGCACCGGCGGATCCGGCGCCGACCTGGAGAGATCGTTGCGCACACTGCTCACGCTCGCGGACGACACGGTCGTCCTGCCCGGCCACGGCCCGGCGACGACCATCGGCCGCGAACGCGCCGCCAACCCGTTCCTGCCGGGGGCCGCGGAATGA
- a CDS encoding SPW repeat domain-containing protein: MSGSTMSGKTATVGGAAGLAVLAGLYLIAAPWLARFGGAAELAVSNTVAGLAIVVFASISTRNSTLTWVLPVLGGWAAVSPFVLRYGGETVPSTGATIGNVVAGAVAALGGIAVLVRRR, from the coding sequence ATGTCCGGCAGCACCATGTCCGGCAAGACCGCGACCGTCGGCGGCGCGGCGGGATTGGCCGTTCTGGCCGGTCTGTATCTGATCGCCGCGCCTTGGCTGGCCCGCTTCGGCGGCGCGGCCGAACTAGCGGTGAGCAACACGGTGGCCGGGCTGGCCATCGTGGTGTTCGCGTCGATCAGCACCCGGAACTCGACACTGACCTGGGTTCTGCCGGTGCTCGGCGGATGGGCGGCGGTGTCGCCGTTCGTGCTGCGCTACGGCGGCGAGACAGTCCCGTCGACCGGGGCGACGATCGGCAATGTCGTCGCCGGCGCGGTGGCTGCGCTCGGCGGGATCGCGGTGCTGGTGCGGCGTCGCTGA
- a CDS encoding GlxA family transcriptional regulator, which yields MPSPARQVVILGYPDAELLDIACVSDVFDAATRLGAARPYDVRLATVEGRPFACQSGLALAPHLRLDQVRGPIDTFVVAGGIGHRAAARDERLLAHTRRLSQLSRRTASVCTGSSVLAAAGLLSGRRATTHWAHAARLAEEYPSVTVDPVPLFVRHGDIYTSAGVTSGLDLTLAFVEEDHGPTLAREAARSLVTYLQRPGNQAQVSMFLSGPPPEHRQVRDLTAYVAEHLADDLGTPALAAKAGISTRQLTRLFDAHLGTTPGKYVRTVRAEHAARLLSGTDLPLTAVARRCGFGSTETLRQAFLDHFDTPPSAYRRVHLRSAHA from the coding sequence ATGCCGAGTCCCGCCCGGCAGGTCGTGATCCTCGGGTACCCCGACGCGGAACTGCTCGACATCGCCTGCGTGTCCGACGTGTTCGACGCCGCGACCCGGCTCGGCGCGGCCCGGCCTTACGACGTCCGGCTGGCCACCGTCGAAGGGCGCCCGTTCGCCTGCCAGTCCGGCCTTGCCCTCGCCCCGCACCTGCGGCTGGACCAGGTCCGCGGGCCGATCGACACGTTCGTCGTCGCGGGCGGCATCGGCCACCGCGCCGCCGCCAGGGACGAACGGCTGCTCGCCCACACCCGCCGGCTGTCGCAGCTGAGCAGGCGCACCGCGTCGGTCTGCACCGGGTCGTCCGTTCTCGCCGCCGCCGGTCTGCTGAGCGGCCGCCGCGCGACCACGCACTGGGCGCACGCGGCCCGGCTCGCCGAGGAGTACCCGTCGGTGACGGTGGATCCGGTGCCGCTCTTCGTCCGCCACGGCGACATTTACACCTCCGCCGGCGTCACCAGCGGTCTCGATCTCACCCTGGCTTTCGTCGAGGAGGACCACGGCCCGACCCTCGCCCGCGAAGCCGCCCGCTCGCTCGTCACCTACCTGCAGCGGCCCGGCAACCAGGCGCAGGTGAGCATGTTCCTGTCCGGACCGCCGCCGGAGCACCGCCAGGTCCGCGACCTCACCGCCTACGTCGCCGAGCACCTCGCCGACGACCTCGGCACCCCGGCGCTGGCGGCCAAGGCCGGGATCAGCACCCGCCAGCTGACCCGGCTGTTCGACGCGCATCTCGGCACCACGCCGGGAAAATACGTGCGGACCGTCCGCGCTGAACACGCCGCCCGGCTGCTGTCCGGCACCGATCTGCCGCTCACCGCGGTCGCCCGCCGCTGCGGCTTCGGCTCCACCGAAACGCTGCGCCAGGCGTTCCTGGACCATTTCGACACGCCGCCGTCCGCGTACCGGCGGGTGCACCTGCGCTCCGCGCACGCCTGA
- a CDS encoding YibE/F family protein, translating to MGHGHGHGHGHGPAAPASQRVRKLLVWLLAPLAVLTVVGMAVLYPWGTSLPTSTVPQGTPVQATITTATSGPCLQQGQVQVGSQPDPNAKPCLTADLQMTDGAATGKPIRLTVPIEPGTPRFSAGDKVVLAYNGGNPADPQSYVLVDFQRGTPLVLLAALFAVAVLVLGRWQGLAALVALGLSFVVIVLFVLPAILAGENPLLVAIAGAGAIMFIALYLTHGLTARTSVAVLGTLVSLALIGILSAIFSAAASLTGLDEGTTTLISSLGHGIDARGLLLAGIVIGALGVLDDVTITQTSAVWELRRANPALGWRELYRSGLRIGRDHVGSAVNTLVMAYAGAALPVMLYSAISGVGLGALLGSEDIAAEIIRTLAGSVGIVAAVPVTTVLAALIAAREPVDHLLSTTNLAETHE from the coding sequence ATGGGCCATGGACACGGACATGGCCACGGACATGGCCCGGCCGCCCCGGCGTCGCAACGGGTCCGCAAGCTGCTCGTCTGGTTGCTGGCCCCGCTTGCCGTCCTGACCGTCGTCGGCATGGCGGTCCTCTACCCGTGGGGCACCTCCCTGCCGACCAGCACCGTCCCGCAGGGCACTCCGGTGCAGGCGACGATCACGACCGCCACCTCCGGTCCGTGCCTGCAGCAGGGCCAGGTCCAGGTCGGTTCGCAGCCGGACCCGAACGCCAAGCCGTGCCTCACCGCCGATCTGCAGATGACCGACGGCGCGGCCACCGGGAAACCGATCCGGCTCACCGTCCCGATCGAACCCGGCACCCCGCGGTTCTCCGCCGGCGACAAGGTCGTCCTCGCCTACAACGGCGGCAACCCGGCCGATCCGCAGTCCTACGTCCTGGTCGACTTCCAGCGCGGCACGCCGCTGGTGCTGCTTGCCGCCCTGTTCGCCGTCGCGGTGCTCGTGCTGGGCCGCTGGCAGGGCCTGGCCGCGCTCGTCGCGCTGGGCCTGAGCTTCGTGGTGATCGTCCTGTTCGTGCTGCCCGCGATCCTGGCCGGCGAGAATCCGCTGCTGGTCGCGATCGCCGGCGCGGGCGCGATCATGTTCATCGCGCTGTACCTGACCCACGGGCTGACCGCGAGAACCTCGGTCGCGGTGCTCGGCACCCTGGTCAGCCTCGCGCTGATCGGGATCCTGTCCGCGATCTTCTCCGCCGCCGCGTCGCTGACCGGTCTCGACGAGGGCACCACGACGCTCATCTCCTCGCTCGGCCACGGCATCGACGCCCGCGGGCTGTTGCTGGCCGGGATCGTGATCGGCGCGCTGGGCGTGCTGGACGACGTCACGATCACCCAGACCAGCGCGGTCTGGGAGCTGCGGCGCGCGAACCCGGCGCTCGGCTGGCGCGAGCTGTACCGCTCCGGTCTGCGGATCGGCCGGGACCACGTCGGCTCCGCGGTGAACACGCTGGTGATGGCCTACGCGGGCGCCGCGCTCCCGGTGATGCTGTACTCGGCGATCTCCGGCGTCGGCCTCGGCGCGCTTCTCGGCAGCGAGGACATCGCCGCGGAAATCATCCGGACTCTGGCCGGTTCGGTCGGCATCGTCGCGGCCGTCCCGGTCACCACCGTGCTGGCCGCCCTGATCGCCGCACGCGAGCCGGTGGACCACCTCCTCAGCACCACGAACCTCGCTGAGACACACGAGTAA